Below is a genomic region from Rhododendron vialii isolate Sample 1 chromosome 5a, ASM3025357v1.
CTCCCGATTATTTTTTGGACACTTGATAGGAGTAAAATCGACCTGATGAGCTGGCAGAACGTAAGGAGAGAGTTGGATTGCAAAAGCTGTTTGTTgctccgtgtgtgtgtgtgtgtgtgtgtgtgtgtgtgtgagagagagagagagagagagagagagagttcaggCCCGTGATGTTCCCTGCACCGCTATGACAATTGTCTGAGCATGGGGTTGTATAAATGTTTTGCCACCAGTTGCTCTTCCTTAAACTCCGAAATGGtgaaagaaagaacataaaCGGAAACAGAAGTAACGAACATAATGGTATCTCGCGTGGTTGATGTTTAAATGAGGTCTCTCCAATCGTTAGCTTTGATCCGTTTTATCTGTTAATGGTGGTACCACCACTATCTCCGATCAGAGAGCACATACTTATGGATGATATATGTTGCTAGAGGTAATTCCAGCTTTGTAGAATTTGTCTTTCAACATGGAACTCATTTTCACCAGCGCCAGTCAGAAATGTTGCACAAAATTTGGCATTGGCAAACTCTGGGATCCAAATCATTCCATTTGGGCAACTAAAGAGATGAATGACACGGCATCTGGCTGTTACCTAGTGACTCAAACAAGCACCTAAAAAGGGAACACTTCATGtttcgaaaaagaaaacatagtaGTAAAAGAATGAGTGCCAATACTGGCATTTAGTTGGGATTTCTGTTTATTGATTAATCAGACTTGTACGCTAGACTGGTACCGCCCAAATCCTTCAATTATCATTTTGGTTGTGGATGTATGGTAGAAGAGCAGTAAATTCAAAGGTTTCTACATATAGAGGGGGTTGTGAACTCAGCTGGTTATTATCAAATTCGACGAAAGGGAcaggaaaaccaaaaaaaaaaagtgtcgaAAAAGAATTTCCTCTAACCCTGACATTTTAGAAGCCCAAACCTGAGAAACATATGAACTCAAAGATAGTTAGGACACATTAAATGCAGAAATCGTTAAATTATTAATTGTCCCAAAGCGTAAGCTCGACAATTTGCCCAACAATGTATGTATATCAAACTATTCAACATTTTCCCTACTTGCACATTGAGATACAAATATAAACAGGGggagcaaaacaaaatgaagagaagaagagaatgCGAATGAAGAACAAACATAAATAGAGGGACTTCAACTCAAGACTTCTTCCAACTAGAGCTCCGGCAACATTAAGTTAgcaattgtcccaaaagctaAAGCTGTTAGAAAATGGACCAACAATATAGACCGGTATAAAAAACCAAATTTCAAAGCATTGCCTAGTAGTTATGTAATGCATCATTTGTTGCTTCAGTTTATGCACCAATTTGGAGGAGGATCACGATTTTGCAACTGCCGTTAGGCTGAAAGAACCAAAGCGAGAAAGAAAAGACATTGAATTAACTCCACATAAACAAAAACCTCTCCACATTCAGGACAATCACCAATTTCTCAAACAATTATTGACAAAGATACACGGGTTTAAGCTAATGTAATTATCAAAAACACAGGACACTTAACTTGCAAAGGCAAAAGATATATACCAATCACACGAGAATCACACCAAGTAGAGAGAATTGGCAGTGCCCTAACCACTCATAAATGCGATGGGAAACATGCAACAACTATGCATGAAATGGGTTCACTGAATCCACAATTGCAGTGATCTTCTTCTGTAGCTCCGGTTTGTTGGCTCCAACTAGTTTGTCGACTTGCTGGCCATCTCTTAGGAAGAAGAAGGTTGGAGTGGCTTTGATATCCCATGATGTGCTGAAATCCTGCACCAGTAAAAAACAGAGGATTTGTTTCCCGTACATAACACCTATGCTACAAAATCATCCCAACATATGGAATGAGACAATCAGTccacaaaaaatagattttttttaaacacaaagTATCTCAAATAACGTCTGCTCAAGTGAGGCACAAAACAAGAGATATGGTCTTTGATTGAATGAAGACTCATTGTCAATGTTCTTTCACTTTCCAAGTATGCAACAGGTTTTTCTTACTTACAGTAAGTTCGTCAACATCAACAGTTAGGAACATCAGAGAAGGGTATTTCTCAGAAAGCTCGCAATATAAGGGCGCAATCATTCTGCAGGGACCACACCATGATGCACTGAAGTTTGCAACCACCTGTTGAAGAATCAGCTCCAGTTAGAATGAAAACCATGACAGACCTCTTCACAAACGAATAAAAATCATATAAAGAATAAGACTTTCCAAAGAAGCTTATAAATGGTAGTAATTTCCATGCCTAATGCTTACAAGAGATCTGTGCATTGCttctaaattatttttcaagtcACATGAACTCTCAGAAACCGTTCCTATGAGGGAAAAAAACATGGCCTAAAActgtccaaaacaaaaaaagttaaaatggTGCAGCAAAAGAGAGAACTTGATCTATAAGCTACATACAGGACAAACcacattttaaacaaactgaAAAAAGGAATACCAAAGTTTCATCAAGGACCTCCATCTTAGCAGTTTTCCCAAAAGCAGCACTTATCGCCATTAGATGCCATTATTCACGAAATAAAGTGCCATTCTCCTCGAGTAACAAAATACAAACAGAAGCTATGTATTTCAAAATTACTGTGTACAAAAGGCCAGCAATCTGAATCCTGAACATGTATTCTCTCCTAAAAGACTATCGTGACAATTATCAAGTTTCTCTACCAAGGTCACTTATTTCTGGTAATACAGTGGCTGAAAGAAGGGATAAAATCAAGCACTCCTCATGGActatagagaaaaaaaaacaccaaaaaacttTCTTGTAGAACACTGAAGGGTGGCCATGAGATTTGACTTCGAATGAAAAGGGCTTTTGCTGGAAAAGCCCATGAAATCCAACAGTTAGCATGATAACCTTTCCAGCTCTTCCACCCGTTGAATGAGTAGATAGTAAATGCAGCTTATTAAGGTGATACATCACACATCATCATCTTTAATGTTTCTCCAATACCCAAAAGGTTCGCATTGCCTCGATATTGGTAAACTTTATTCAATGTTTTCTAAACTTTATGCAGCAGATATGAAATTCTTCTAATAGTTCCTCGCGGAGAATAAATGACTCACGTCAGAAAGGGAAATAAGCAGGGTTCAATTCCATAAGACAGGAGAGGACTAAGGAACCATGCTGAGGCTCGTTACGCTCGTACTCGTAGTTTCTATGATATATTCTTGTGCCAGAGTATTACCATGCTTATGTACTTACCGTCTTGCCATCCTTCCTTGCTTGTGACACCTTCTCATCCCAGCTTTCTTTCGTTGTGATGAGGTGCACATTTCCACCAGCAAACTCGACATGATGCTCAGAGTCGTCGTCGTTTTGAGGCTACAAAAAGAGTAAAGTTACAACTTTTATGCCAAAAAGGTAAAAAGGTTAATTAGCTTCTCAGTATGACATTACAATGGCAACtaaataatgttttttttgtggAGGAAGGATTTCCCAAGTCCTCCTTTTATGGGGCTAGAAGCCTAGAGCATGAGTCAGTAATTAACAGTTCTATTGTAACCACTCGGGTAATTGAGTCAGCCATCTTTTGGTTCCATACCCATAGCCTAGTATAGGCCATCAAAGAGTAAGACAAACCCATACCCGATAAGACAAAAGTCACTGAAACAAATAATAACCATCCTGCAGATATGAGTCTATGTTAGCTAACATAAACAAGTACAATTCGAAataagaaacacaaaaaaatgagGTACATTTTAGTCCTCTATCTCTTTTTTTCATGGTGATTTTTCCAATTTCCTATGAGGGTTAGTAATTATACATATGCAAAAGCACGAAACATCCAATGCAAACATTTTCATCATTCATGAACTTTCTGAGCCACAGTTATCAAAACCACACCCAACATCCAACCAATGAAAGAGCTCGTCAAAGTTCAATTGTTAGCCGTTGGGTCAACTATGTGAACCATCTACAAGAATATGTTATGATGAGAAGTATACTAGTATTCCTTTCCAAAGCATGGGTGGGGATTGTTGCCGCTCGCAGagtttgaatactggctgtctCGTACTAAAAGTCTACATTAAATGCTTAGGTTGAGCCTCATAAGGCTAAATAATCAGCGTTACACTTTTACCCAGAGGAAGCAAACATTGGACTGACTGGTTCGACTTAAAACTGTCTGGTTTATCACTGGCCATGTGGTTCAGTCCAGTTCACCAACAAAAGGGATCAAGATTTTGAACCATGGTTCCATCTCTACTCAAAGTTAACCAAGTTCATACGAAAACCCACTGGGAACCCAGGCTTTTTTAATTTCCACATGTCCTTGAATTGATATGGCATCATCAAGCTTACAAAGCATTGGAAAATTGAAGCATAGCGGAAATGTCATTCTATTGCCTTCCCTCAGACTGGATGTGTTTTCTGAGAGTAAGGAAAACCAATAAAACAGAATTGCACAGGAAAAAGGAGCAAACCCACATGAAAGTACCTACAAGATTGAAAAAGAatcaatcaccaccaccactatacTAGCACTGGAACTGAAGAAAAATGGATGATTTACATAAGATAAGATGAAGACCCACAGCCTTCCATATGTTCAATCACATGTGGTTTACTCgggttttccttttttgagGAAGATTACCTTAGAGAAGCAGAAACCCATCTTGAATGTTTGGAGAGAGCTTGATATGCTAAACCCTAGCTGCAGATCCCTGAAATCCAGAGTGAATCAAAAAAATGATGAGCTAACgtttaaatttgaatttaaaaaaacagtaCATAGTAAATCACGGCCCcaataaggaaagaaaaagagtttACTCGCACTAACTTAGTCCAAACCACTGGATTGCATACACACATCATTTCCCACAACAAATATATGTTTGTCAATTCATACGCACGCTCAAAGTGTATCGTTCTTCTCTTAAAACCTTCATACAGCCAGCATAGGAAGATATCCAGTGAACATGTATGCAATTTCTCAAGCTTTACAACAAAACTAGCTACAATACAAGTCCTCATGAGCTATCTTTAACAAATTAAGCAGTACTAAAGGTAAGAACTTTACAACAGTAAACCCAGGATTCTAAgttgaaaataaaaacccaGAAAGCCTATTAAGCTTTGGCAAAACTATCCGACTTTTTCTCTTCCCCCAATATTGGGAAAGATACACCAATCAACCCAGAGCTTCTCCAgtagaaaaccaaaaacccaATTGACGAATCTCTTCAATTGGCACGCAACAGAGAAGTTCTGTTGGAAGTACCTCAAGAACAATAAAGCTGGCGCACAACGAATCAAGAGAACATAAAGAGTGCGAAAACTAACCTTGAAATCGAACCTGTGGGGGATCGTTTAAGTCGGCCACTCCGGCGTAAGAGGTTGGCGATTCGTATCAAAGCCCTAAAAAATGG
It encodes:
- the LOC131326175 gene encoding thioredoxin H9 isoform X1; translation: MMCVCNPVVWTKDLQLGFSISSSLQTFKMGFCFSKPQNDDDSEHHVEFAGGNVHLITTKESWDEKVSQARKDGKTVVANFSASWCGPCRMIAPLYCELSEKYPSLMFLTVDVDELTDFSTSWDIKATPTFFFLRDGQQVDKLVGANKPELQKKITAIVDSVNPFHA
- the LOC131326175 gene encoding thioredoxin H9 isoform X2 codes for the protein MGFCFSKPQNDDDSEHHVEFAGGNVHLITTKESWDEKVSQARKDGKTVVANFSASWCGPCRMIAPLYCELSEKYPSLMFLTVDVDELTDFSTSWDIKATPTFFFLRDGQQVDKLVGANKPELQKKITAIVDSVNPFHA